Proteins encoded in a region of the Rickettsia bellii RML369-C genome:
- the uppS gene encoding polyprenyl diphosphate synthase — protein sequence MTNIKHLAIIMDGNARWAATHNLPKSEGHRAGADKVHELLPEFINLKIPYITLYTFSSENWQRSNTEISFLMRLLNIYLKKELDNLHKNGIKIKVIGRLNLLSDSLQKQINNAIELTKDNNKLTLCIAFSYGSRQEITDACTKIIASGKTEILESDIQNALYDPEMPDVDLLIRPGGVFRISNFLLWQAAYAELYFSQKYWPDFNKEDIINAIDDYSKRKRTFGKR from the coding sequence ATGACTAACATAAAACATTTAGCAATAATAATGGATGGTAATGCACGCTGGGCAGCTACGCATAACTTACCTAAATCTGAGGGGCATAGAGCCGGAGCTGATAAAGTACATGAATTATTACCGGAATTTATTAACCTTAAAATCCCATATATTACACTATATACTTTCTCTTCTGAAAACTGGCAACGCTCAAATACAGAAATATCTTTTTTAATGAGGTTATTAAACATTTATTTAAAAAAAGAGCTAGATAATTTGCATAAAAACGGCATTAAAATAAAAGTAATAGGTAGGCTTAATTTATTAAGCGACTCATTGCAAAAACAAATAAATAATGCTATAGAATTGACAAAAGATAATAATAAATTAACTCTTTGTATAGCTTTTAGCTATGGTAGTCGTCAAGAAATCACAGATGCTTGCACTAAAATTATTGCAAGTGGTAAAACAGAAATTCTTGAGAGCGATATACAAAATGCATTATATGATCCGGAAATGCCGGATGTAGATTTATTAATAAGACCTGGCGGTGTTTTTCGGATTAGTAATTTCTTGCTTTGGCAAGCAGCTTATGCTGAACTATATTTTTCTCAAAAATATTGGCCTGATTTTAATAAAGAAGACATAATAAACGCTATAGATGATTATTCAAAAAGGAAAAGAACATTTGGCAAAAGATAA
- a CDS encoding phosphatidate cytidylyltransferase, translating to MIIQKGKEHLAKDKQKSNLYLRILSGIVLVPSFVVAILWLKPLFYVLMILVAIGMLSEWYDMTHSSIMYLLIGLIIIPIPISLLIFLSSNPINNWLIMLYFCIVWSVDIFAMIGGKTLGGAKLAPKISPKKTWSGLITGILSAGLVATLISFIPSFYIENYYFSNRIYLFIISCTLALTAQLSDLFISYFKRKFNIKDSGNIIPGHGGVLDRFDSIILTAPILFFINGLYL from the coding sequence ATGATTATTCAAAAAGGAAAAGAACATTTGGCAAAAGATAAACAAAAATCAAATTTATATTTGAGGATACTATCAGGGATAGTATTAGTACCATCATTTGTGGTAGCCATATTATGGCTTAAACCTTTATTCTATGTTTTAATGATATTAGTAGCTATAGGGATGCTTAGCGAATGGTATGATATGACCCACTCCTCTATTATGTATCTACTAATAGGTTTAATTATTATCCCAATTCCCATAAGCTTATTAATATTTTTAAGTAGCAATCCTATAAATAACTGGCTTATTATGCTTTATTTTTGCATAGTTTGGTCGGTAGATATATTTGCGATGATTGGCGGCAAAACCTTGGGCGGTGCAAAACTTGCTCCAAAAATCAGCCCTAAAAAAACTTGGAGCGGCTTAATTACAGGAATATTATCTGCAGGTTTAGTTGCAACCTTAATTAGTTTTATACCAAGTTTTTATATTGAAAATTACTATTTCTCAAATAGGATTTATTTGTTTATAATTAGTTGTACGCTAGCTTTAACAGCTCAGCTAAGTGATCTATTTATTTCATATTTTAAACGAAAGTTTAATATTAAGGATAGCGGCAATATTATACCTGGTCATGGGGGAGTATTAGATAGATTTGACAGTATAATTTTAACTGCCCCAATATTATTTTTTATAAATGGATTATATTTATGA
- a CDS encoding FtsB family cell division protein: MSILNLVLSNNNTKKIILNIFLALLLGYFVFHCIYGNKGVIAYLKVNRQLEKAYDELKLLQAERVELEHNVKLLRTESLDKDMLDEQARKVLGIAAPSEQVFNTNSKP; this comes from the coding sequence ATGAGTATTCTTAATTTAGTACTTTCGAATAATAATACAAAAAAAATAATTTTAAATATCTTCCTAGCATTGTTACTAGGATATTTTGTTTTTCACTGCATTTACGGCAATAAAGGAGTTATTGCCTATTTAAAAGTAAATAGACAACTTGAAAAAGCCTATGATGAATTGAAGTTATTGCAAGCTGAGCGAGTAGAGCTTGAACATAACGTTAAACTACTTAGAACCGAATCGTTAGATAAGGATATGCTAGATGAACAAGCACGCAAAGTTTTAGGTATAGCAGCTCCAAGCGAACAAGTTTTTAATACCAATAGCAAACCATAG
- a CDS encoding ribonuclease D yields MTITLYQNDLPDDFELEGDLAIDTETMGLNLYRDKLCLLQFSNGNGDAHLVHFLNQNYNAPNLKNLLSDKERCKIFHFARFDLAAIKKYLGIDLENIFCTKISSKLVRTYTESHGLKDICRELLGVNISKQQQSSYWGADNLSSDQQEYAAKDVLYLHKLREHLIEMLVKENRFELAQDIFKFLPTRANLDLVGWDEVDIFTH; encoded by the coding sequence ATGACTATTACGCTTTACCAAAACGATTTACCAGATGATTTTGAACTTGAAGGTGATTTAGCAATAGATACCGAAACGATGGGATTAAATTTATACAGAGATAAACTTTGTCTGCTACAATTTAGTAACGGAAATGGTGATGCTCACCTTGTGCATTTTCTAAATCAAAATTATAATGCTCCTAACCTAAAAAATTTATTAAGTGATAAAGAACGTTGCAAGATATTTCATTTCGCAAGGTTTGATTTAGCAGCGATAAAAAAATATTTGGGTATCGATTTAGAGAATATCTTTTGTACTAAAATATCTTCAAAGCTAGTTAGAACTTATACTGAAAGCCATGGACTTAAGGATATATGTAGAGAATTACTAGGAGTAAATATTTCCAAACAACAACAATCTTCTTATTGGGGTGCTGATAATCTATCTTCCGACCAACAAGAATATGCTGCTAAAGATGTGCTTTATCTGCATAAGCTAAGAGAGCATTTAATAGAAATGTTAGTTAAAGAAAATAGATTTGAGCTTGCTCAAGATATCTTTAAATTTCTACCAACCAGAGCCAATTTAGACTTAGTCGGCTGGGATGAAGTTGATATCTTTACGCATTGA
- a CDS encoding Fic family protein yields the protein MNKRIGKYIIQKVSGESYKAYIPPELPPEPPIDLVKLYTHLEKATLALAELNITCKSIPNTSLFIYMYVRKEALLSSQIEGTQSSFSDLMLFEHNQKPEISIEDVEEVSNYVKAIMYGLERLKDSFPFSLRLLREIHNILLSGGRGSKKLPGEFRRSQNWIGGTRPGNALFVPPPVDYLNDCLSHFENFLHDNSLPVLIKAGIAHVQFETIHPFLDGNGRLGRLLITLLLCHNEILNATILYLSLYLKQNRHIYYELLQEVRMHGNWETWLEFFLEGIHKSAMQAIQTTNLINQLFEEDITQIEKAGRARFVCKQVLEYMKLLPQVNVSMLAKGLDITAPTARHALELMRKLNILEEISGKKRNKIYVYRKYLNILEEGTEPFTITSY from the coding sequence ATGAATAAACGCATAGGTAAATATATTATTCAAAAAGTATCAGGTGAGTCATATAAGGCTTATATACCACCTGAACTGCCACCTGAACCTCCTATAGATTTAGTAAAATTATATACTCACCTTGAAAAAGCTACCTTAGCACTTGCAGAGTTAAACATAACCTGCAAATCTATCCCTAATACTTCGTTATTTATTTATATGTATGTCCGCAAGGAAGCATTGCTCTCAAGCCAAATTGAAGGTACACAAAGCTCTTTTTCAGACTTAATGTTATTTGAGCATAATCAAAAACCTGAAATATCCATAGAAGATGTGGAAGAAGTATCTAATTATGTAAAAGCTATAATGTATGGTTTAGAAAGGTTAAAAGACAGTTTTCCTTTTTCCTTAAGATTATTGCGGGAAATCCATAATATATTACTTTCTGGAGGGCGTGGCTCTAAAAAATTGCCAGGAGAATTTAGGCGTTCTCAGAACTGGATTGGTGGCACAAGACCAGGCAATGCGTTATTTGTTCCTCCTCCGGTAGATTATTTAAATGATTGCCTGTCTCATTTTGAAAATTTTTTGCATGATAATAGCCTGCCGGTTCTTATTAAAGCCGGTATTGCTCATGTTCAATTTGAAACAATTCATCCATTTTTAGATGGTAACGGGCGTTTAGGACGATTACTAATTACATTGTTGCTTTGTCATAATGAAATACTTAATGCCACAATTCTATATTTGAGCCTTTACTTAAAACAAAATCGTCATATTTATTATGAGCTACTTCAAGAAGTCAGGATGCATGGTAATTGGGAAACTTGGCTGGAGTTTTTTTTAGAAGGCATTCATAAATCTGCAATGCAGGCAATTCAAACAACCAATCTTATTAATCAATTATTTGAAGAAGATATTACCCAGATAGAAAAAGCAGGGCGAGCAAGATTTGTTTGTAAGCAAGTTTTAGAATATATGAAATTATTGCCGCAAGTAAATGTATCTATGCTTGCTAAGGGGCTAGATATAACTGCACCTACGGCAAGGCACGCTCTTGAATTAATGAGAAAACTTAATATTTTAGAAGAAATAAGCGGTAAAAAACGCAACAAAATATACGTGTATCGTAAATATTTAAATATTCTTGAAGAAGGCACTGAGCCTTTTACTATTACATCCTATTAA
- a CDS encoding Fic family protein — MIWNWQHKDWSNFKYDQKNISDLEKRFINNSGILLGAAKYLSKSDKDNLVVMLASDEALNSSEIEGEYLNRDSLQSSIKRYFNIAKDNRKASPAENGISELLADMYYSYDQPLNHDCLFRWHEMLMNGRKDLDAIGKYRTHLEPMQVVSGKYHEPIVHFEAPPSDIVPKEMDRFIEWYNNITDSITPLTKAAIAHLYFESIHPFEDGNGRIGRVITIKMLCQNIGQPILVALSHVINQEKKLYYNALENNNKSLEITDWILYFVETIIKAQDYTLRNIEFLINKTKFYDKFKDTLNTRQEKVVKRIFEEGVEGFKGGLSAKNYLNITKTSKATATRDLQELVEMQAFIKTGELKSTRYYINLEN, encoded by the coding sequence ATGATATGGAATTGGCAGCATAAAGATTGGTCTAATTTTAAATATGATCAGAAAAATATTTCTGATTTGGAAAAACGTTTTATCAATAATAGCGGTATTCTTTTAGGAGCAGCTAAATATCTCTCGAAATCAGATAAAGATAATTTAGTTGTTATGCTTGCAAGTGATGAAGCATTAAATAGTTCAGAAATTGAGGGTGAATATCTAAATAGAGACAGCTTGCAATCCTCTATAAAGCGGTATTTTAATATAGCAAAGGATAATAGAAAAGCTTCGCCTGCGGAAAATGGTATCTCAGAATTGCTTGCCGATATGTATTATTCATATGATCAGCCTTTAAACCATGACTGTTTATTTCGTTGGCATGAAATGTTAATGAATGGTAGAAAAGATTTAGATGCTATAGGAAAATATCGCACCCACCTAGAGCCGATGCAGGTAGTTTCAGGCAAATATCATGAGCCAATAGTTCATTTTGAGGCACCGCCATCTGATATTGTACCAAAAGAAATGGATAGATTTATAGAATGGTATAATAATATTACGGATTCTATTACTCCGCTTACTAAAGCTGCTATTGCCCATCTTTATTTTGAGTCTATACATCCGTTTGAAGATGGTAATGGAAGAATAGGTAGAGTTATAACTATAAAAATGCTATGTCAAAATATAGGACAGCCTATATTAGTAGCTTTGTCTCACGTAATAAATCAGGAAAAAAAGTTATATTATAATGCTCTAGAAAATAACAATAAAAGTTTAGAAATTACTGACTGGATATTATATTTTGTTGAAACAATAATTAAAGCTCAGGATTATACTTTACGTAATATTGAGTTTTTAATAAATAAAACAAAATTTTATGATAAGTTTAAAGATACCTTAAATACAAGACAAGAAAAAGTCGTTAAAAGAATTTTTGAAGAGGGGGTAGAGGGCTTTAAAGGTGGTTTAAGTGCTAAAAATTATCTAAACATCACCAAAACCTCTAAAGCCACTGCCACAAGAGATCTACAAGAATTGGTAGAAATGCAGGCATTTATTAAAACTGGCGAACTTAAATCTACAAGGTATTATATTAATTTAGAAAATTAG
- a CDS encoding glycosyltransferase family 2 protein produces MVRCIDEDKILQLIKDRKRLADLNTIIKEDVIDNELMIDMLYENKILPIINNISCIKIYNYSNAQEYVMQGYFVYEDKVGNKITAINNLKLLFDEKNNFSSIALIKKYYFYKSLEQNFAHLNSIKAKYALEFKAGPITAKNINYANKVIIFFVVFLVILTYVPVLFHIANNISYFVQNVLKSLLFVKAIRDYKPLEVKQARINVEELPIYTILVPLYKELSKLRSIIKNISLINYPDSKLDVKIIIEDDDYLMIKEIALYNLPAYFHVILVPQSSPRTKPKALNYALEYSRGEYVVVYDAEDKPEPDQLLKALAMFKSLAPDFICLQAKLNFYNKNENVLTKMFNLEYSLWFEYILKGLSLLKLPTPLGGTSNHFKADILRKLGGWDAHNVTEDAEIGLRIYSQNYKVTILDSYTLEEAPNSLGNWLNQRSRWIKGFLQTFFVFIAQKDKYKKLTLLQIITIYIFIGLSTYNFWCLPFIIFSIIINKNPIIDYVWLVNSIFSLLYLYGTVIYILKNSLKFGKIKFQDLIALVLWAGYFILHTIASYKAVFEIIFCPFKWNKTKHGVSLEDFEE; encoded by the coding sequence ATGGTTAGATGTATAGATGAAGATAAAATTTTGCAGCTAATTAAAGATAGAAAGCGGTTAGCTGACTTAAATACTATTATCAAAGAGGATGTAATCGACAATGAATTAATGATTGATATGCTTTATGAAAATAAGATATTACCAATAATAAATAATATTTCTTGCATTAAAATTTATAATTATTCTAATGCTCAAGAATATGTAATGCAGGGATATTTTGTTTATGAAGATAAAGTAGGAAATAAAATTACTGCCATAAATAATTTAAAATTATTATTTGATGAAAAGAATAACTTTTCTTCTATAGCCCTAATCAAGAAATATTATTTTTATAAGTCATTAGAGCAGAACTTTGCTCATTTAAATAGTATTAAAGCTAAATATGCTCTTGAATTTAAAGCTGGACCGATCACTGCTAAAAATATTAATTATGCAAATAAGGTAATAATATTTTTTGTTGTGTTTCTAGTGATATTGACTTATGTGCCGGTTTTATTTCATATTGCTAATAATATAAGCTACTTTGTGCAAAATGTTTTAAAATCGCTCTTATTTGTAAAAGCAATAAGAGACTATAAGCCATTAGAAGTAAAACAGGCAAGAATTAACGTAGAAGAATTACCGATTTATACAATTTTAGTGCCATTATATAAAGAGTTAAGCAAATTAAGATCAATAATCAAAAATATTTCATTAATTAATTACCCTGATAGTAAACTAGATGTCAAAATAATTATTGAAGATGATGATTATTTAATGATTAAAGAAATAGCTTTATATAATTTACCTGCATATTTTCACGTGATACTAGTACCACAAAGCTCCCCTCGAACTAAGCCGAAAGCCCTTAACTATGCTTTAGAATATTCACGAGGTGAGTATGTAGTTGTTTACGATGCTGAAGATAAACCTGAACCAGATCAGCTACTTAAGGCTTTAGCAATGTTTAAGAGTTTAGCACCCGATTTTATTTGTCTGCAAGCCAAGCTCAATTTTTATAATAAAAACGAAAATGTTTTAACCAAAATGTTTAATCTAGAATATAGCTTATGGTTTGAATATATTTTAAAAGGGTTAAGTTTGCTCAAGCTCCCTACCCCACTTGGCGGGACAAGCAATCATTTTAAAGCAGATATATTACGTAAGTTGGGTGGCTGGGATGCTCATAACGTAACCGAAGATGCTGAAATCGGGTTAAGAATTTACTCGCAAAATTATAAGGTAACCATTCTTGATTCATATACTTTAGAAGAAGCACCGAATAGTTTAGGTAATTGGTTGAATCAAAGGTCACGTTGGATCAAAGGTTTTTTGCAAACATTTTTTGTATTTATAGCACAAAAGGATAAGTATAAAAAACTTACTTTGTTACAAATAATAACTATTTATATTTTCATTGGACTATCAACTTATAATTTCTGGTGTTTACCTTTTATAATATTTTCCATTATTATAAATAAAAACCCTATAATTGATTATGTATGGCTGGTTAATAGTATTTTTTCCCTCTTATATTTATACGGAACTGTTATTTATATATTAAAAAATTCTTTAAAATTTGGAAAAATAAAGTTTCAGGATTTAATAGCGTTAGTTTTGTGGGCTGGCTATTTCATATTACATACTATAGCTTCATATAAAGCAGTTTTCGAAATTATCTTCTGTCCGTTTAAATGGAACAAAACAAAACATGGAGTTAGTTTAGAAGATTTTGAGGAATAA
- a CDS encoding type II toxin-antitoxin system PemK/MazF family toxin translates to MTLKINLGEIWLADLNPRVGSEPGKTRPVLIIQDQVLLDASHPSTLIIPLTTNLIDDAFPLRIRIKAHNKLEKDSDLLIDQIRSIDNKRLILGPLTSCNPATMQIIYKAVLEVIGVKI, encoded by the coding sequence ATGACCTTGAAAATTAATCTCGGAGAAATTTGGCTTGCCGATTTAAATCCTAGAGTTGGTAGTGAGCCTGGCAAAACGAGACCTGTACTAATTATTCAAGATCAAGTATTATTAGATGCGAGTCATCCGTCTACTTTAATCATCCCCTTGACAACTAATTTGATAGATGATGCTTTTCCTTTACGAATCCGTATTAAAGCTCATAATAAATTAGAAAAAGATTCGGACCTGTTAATAGACCAAATACGTAGCATAGATAATAAACGCTTAATTTTAGGACCTCTAACTAGTTGTAATCCTGCCACTATGCAAATAATCTATAAAGCAGTATTAGAAGTTATAGGAGTTAAAATATAA
- a CDS encoding ribbon-helix-helix protein, CopG family produces MSALTVRLPDDLAEEVTKRARKLHISRSQYIRKSIENMNKSLYEQERQEKLFKASMRTRKESIKINSEFSNIEHDLEN; encoded by the coding sequence ATGTCCGCACTTACTGTAAGATTACCCGATGACTTAGCAGAAGAAGTAACTAAGAGGGCTAGAAAACTTCATATTTCACGTAGTCAGTATATTAGAAAATCTATTGAAAACATGAATAAAAGCTTATATGAGCAAGAACGACAAGAGAAGTTATTTAAAGCTAGTATGCGTACCCGCAAAGAAAGTATAAAAATAAATTCTGAATTTTCTAATATTGAACATGACCTTGAAAATTAA
- a CDS encoding phage portal protein yields the protein MVKSYWKKFWGSNVTKSQHFIELNDIAYGNAKKIRVGIDAYRENVIVYRCVNLIAQSAGHVPWKVLKSKSGEVIANHPLNNLLKRPNPEKAGADFFSELISSMLLFGNSYILSTSDFRPKEIYLLPASATEAVLDQNVLVAYKYQSASGDKLYRIDPISKISRVLHLKNYHPTNHHYGLSSLEAASLPIDLHQQSSYWNHSLLQNGARPSGALIVKDSNGYLSDEQFERLQAQLSEKFTGSNNAGKPLLLEGGLGWQEMSINPKDMDFIQSKNSAAREIALAFGVPPQLLGINGDNTYSNMQEARLALWEETLIPLLDKIADNISNWFSYLFNEEITIDFDSDSISALTEKRENLWAKIANANFMTLNEKRAFVGLPKIKDGDSL from the coding sequence ATGGTAAAAAGTTATTGGAAAAAGTTTTGGGGTAGTAATGTTACTAAATCTCAGCATTTTATTGAGCTAAATGACATTGCTTATGGTAATGCAAAGAAAATTAGAGTGGGGATTGATGCTTATCGTGAAAATGTTATAGTCTATAGATGCGTTAACCTAATTGCCCAATCAGCTGGACATGTTCCTTGGAAAGTACTAAAAAGTAAAAGTGGTGAAGTAATCGCAAATCATCCCTTAAATAATTTACTCAAAAGACCAAATCCTGAGAAAGCAGGGGCTGATTTTTTCAGTGAATTAATATCTAGTATGTTATTGTTTGGTAATAGTTATATTTTATCAACATCAGACTTTAGACCTAAAGAGATTTATTTACTACCGGCTAGTGCAACTGAAGCAGTGTTAGACCAGAATGTTTTAGTTGCATATAAATATCAAAGTGCAAGCGGTGATAAATTATATAGAATAGATCCTATTTCTAAAATAAGCAGGGTTTTGCATTTAAAAAATTATCACCCTACCAATCACCATTACGGCTTATCATCTTTAGAAGCCGCTTCACTTCCTATAGATTTACATCAACAATCCTCCTACTGGAATCACTCATTATTACAAAATGGTGCTAGACCATCTGGAGCATTAATAGTTAAAGATAGTAATGGCTACCTTAGCGATGAACAATTTGAAAGACTACAAGCCCAATTATCAGAAAAATTTACCGGTAGTAATAACGCTGGTAAGCCTTTATTGCTTGAGGGTGGTCTTGGTTGGCAAGAAATGAGCATAAACCCAAAAGATATGGATTTTATTCAGTCTAAGAATTCTGCCGCAAGAGAGATAGCCCTAGCATTCGGAGTGCCACCTCAATTACTTGGTATTAACGGCGATAATACCTATAGCAATATGCAAGAAGCACGTCTTGCTTTATGGGAAGAAACCTTAATTCCGTTACTTGATAAAATTGCTGATAATATAAGTAATTGGTTTTCTTATCTGTTTAATGAAGAAATTACCATTGATTTTGATTCTGATAGTATATCCGCCTTAACCGAAAAACGTGAAAATCTTTGGGCTAAAATTGCTAATGCTAATTTCATGACTCTAAACGAAAAAAGAGCATTTGTTGGGCTTCCTAAAATAAAAGATGGGGATAGTTTATGA
- a CDS encoding beta strand repeat-containing protein, protein MNIADGKKITGTIDSQNVLSTIINLAGNNEITGAITNATTINFNGANIKLDSAVNSTNFVVANDGATAIVTGLMTGDLGYNAAGSVTATGGLAGNINYNDNNGTFTLGAGKTLTGSAISTGGRSGTFVFVGDGTVTENLGIDGAGLTQIIFNGTDVVQGGVDATTLTVNTGANATIAGVTTGSAVYAGAGNLTSTGNFTGGVDFKSKGGTFTLGADSKLTGTVTNGNNATVIALGNGSITGAITGLNTLEFSGGTGTTLNLSDIINTSINSNITNITYTNSTNASGTINVNTDLTAGTVTFNAGNADGGTIIINAPSTIGLVANAANGTIQIKLGGSLTISDPSAGTINEVDIADGTTYTIDAKGNNVNLFQNGEKIVFQGENSELDLINTGTTDGKFTLYANLNPSSINPTTPPDIYGIVRVSSTPNGLTIDNNDATIRTIGQDSTHRLKEFIVDDTEGVFRSTQQCRHGTTLIRHRITLTQLTFTY, encoded by the coding sequence TTGAACATAGCAGATGGAAAAAAGATAACAGGGACTATAGATTCGCAGAATGTCTTGTCAACAATTATAAACCTTGCAGGTAATAACGAAATTACAGGAGCTATTACAAATGCTACCACTATTAATTTTAACGGGGCAAATATAAAACTTGATTCTGCTGTAAATTCTACAAATTTTGTTGTCGCTAATGATGGAGCTACTGCAATTGTTACTGGTCTTATGACCGGTGATTTAGGATATAATGCAGCTGGTAGCGTAACAGCTACTGGTGGGCTTGCAGGTAATATAAATTATAATGATAATAACGGAACATTTACTTTAGGTGCAGGCAAAACACTTACAGGTTCAGCAATTAGTACTGGCGGAAGAAGTGGGACATTTGTTTTTGTAGGTGATGGAACAGTAACCGAAAACTTAGGAATAGATGGAGCAGGATTAACACAAATAATATTTAATGGTACAGATGTAGTACAAGGTGGTGTAGATGCAACAACCTTAACAGTTAATACTGGAGCAAATGCCACAATAGCAGGGGTTACAACAGGTAGTGCGGTTTATGCTGGAGCAGGTAATTTAACATCTACAGGAAATTTCACAGGTGGTGTAGATTTCAAAAGTAAAGGTGGAACATTTACTTTAGGTGCAGATAGCAAGCTTACAGGAACAGTAACTAATGGTAATAATGCTACAGTAATTGCTTTAGGAAATGGCTCTATTACCGGAGCAATAACTGGCTTAAATACATTAGAGTTTAGCGGTGGTACGGGTACAACTCTTAATTTAAGTGATATTATTAACACCAGCATCAACAGTAATATTACAAATATTACCTATACAAATAGCACTAATGCATCAGGAACAATTAACGTTAATACTGATTTAACAGCAGGAACTGTAACCTTTAACGCAGGTAATGCAGATGGTGGTACAATTATCATAAATGCACCATCTACAATAGGACTTGTAGCAAATGCTGCTAATGGCACAATACAGATAAAATTAGGTGGTAGTTTAACAATTAGTGATCCAAGTGCTGGAACAATAAATGAAGTTGATATAGCAGACGGCACAACTTACACGATAGATGCTAAAGGTAATAACGTAAATCTATTTCAAAATGGTGAAAAGATAGTATTTCAAGGTGAAAACTCAGAACTTGATTTGATAAATACCGGTACTACAGATGGAAAATTTACGCTGTATGCTAATCTAAATCCATCAAGTATAAATCCAACAACCCCACCTGATATTTACGGCATAGTCAGAGTAAGCTCAACGCCAAATGGTCTTACTATTGATAATAATGATGCTACAATACGCACCATAGGTCAGGATTCTACACATCGTCTGAAAGAATTCATAGTTGATGACACCGAGGGCGTTTTTCGATCCACGCAACAATGCCGCCACGGGACGACACTAATAAGACATAGGATAACACTAACTCAACTTACTTTTACTTACTGA